A stretch of Myxocyprinus asiaticus isolate MX2 ecotype Aquarium Trade chromosome 42, UBuf_Myxa_2, whole genome shotgun sequence DNA encodes these proteins:
- the drg1 gene encoding developmentally-regulated GTP-binding protein 1 has product MSLLAKIAEIENEMARTQKNKATAHHLGLLKARLAKLRRELITPKGGSGGGTGEGFDVAKTGDARIGFVGFPSVGKSTLLSNLAGVYSEVAAYEFTTLTTVPGVIRYKGAKIQLLDLPGIIEGAKDGKGRGRQVIAVARTCNLILIVLDVLKPLGHKKLIEHELEGFGIRLNKKPPNIGFKKKDKGGINFTATCAQSELDSETVKSILSEYKIHNADITLRSDATADDLIDMVEGNRVYIPCIYVLNKIDQISIEELDIIYKIPHCVPISAHHRWNFDDLLEKIWDYLHLVRIYTKPKGQLPDYTSPVVLPDGKTAVEDFCLKIHKNLIKEFKYALVWGSSVKHNPQKVGKDHVLEDEDVIQLVKK; this is encoded by the exons ATGAGTTTGCTTGCCAAAATAGCCGAAATCGAGAACGAG ATGGCTCGTACTCAGAAGAATAAAGCCACAGCTCACCATCTGGGTCTGCTCAAGGCAAGATTAGCCAAACTGAGGAGAGAGCTCATCACTCCTAAAGGAGGCAGTGGAGGAGGCACTGGAGAGG GTTTTGATGTGGCAAAAACCGGTGATGCTCGAATAGGTTTCGTTGGTTTCCCGTCAGTGGGCAAATCTACTCTTCTGAGTAACCTGGCTGGTGTGTACTCTGAGGTAGCTGCTTATGAGTTCACCACACTGACAACTGTTCCAGGTGTCATCCGTTATAAAGGAGCTAAGATACAG ctTCTGGATCTCCCAGGTATCATTGagggagccaaagatggcaaggGTAGAGGACGACAAGTCATTGCTG TTGCTCGCACTTGCAACCTCATTCTGATCGTCTTGGACGTTCTGAAGCCTCTAGGACACAAGAAGCTCATTGAGCACGAGTTGGAGGGATTTGGTATCCGTCTCAACAAGAAACCACCAAATATCGGCTTCAAGAAAAAAGACAAGGGTGGAATCAACTTCACTGCCACT TGTGCCCAAAGTGAGCTGGACTCTGAGACAGTGAAGAGCATCCTTTCAGAGTATAAGATCCACAACGCAGATATAACCCTACGAAGTGACGCGACAGCTGACGACCTCATTGACATGGTGGAGGGAAATCG GGTTTATATCCCGTGCATTTATGTCCTCAACAAAATCGACCAGATCTCCATTGAGGAGCTGGACATTATATACAAAATCCCTCATTGTGTGCCAATCTCAGCTCACCACCGCTGGAACTTTGACGATCTGCTAGAAAAGATCTGGGACTACCTACATCTAGTGCGCAT TTACACAAAACCAAAAGGACAGCTTCCTGATTACACATCACCAGTAGTACTTCCAGATGGAAAGACAGCGGTCGAGGACTTCTGCTTAAAGATTCACAAAAATCTCATCAAAGAGTTCAAATA TGCATTGGTGTGGGGTTCGTCAGTGAAGCATAACCCGCAGAAAGTCGGCAAAGACCATGTGCTGGAGGACGAAGATGTGATTCAGCTGGTGAAGAAATAA